One window of uncultured Methanoregula sp. genomic DNA carries:
- a CDS encoding DUF308 domain-containing protein: MSIAAGTAAIILGIIALTFPVLAFALIEYLFAIYAIIMSASLVMTGLDLQKENRTHGWLLTLAGIAGVLIGIAIIVAPRVMAVTALAVLGIWAIVAGAGDILFVFSSDTGMERTTKAATGVLTLIAGILVIVAPKIVDGFVLVTFVGVFAILAGILTILFGTAKPAPAKPVNHQIYK, from the coding sequence ATGAGCATTGCTGCAGGAACCGCTGCTATCATCCTTGGGATCATTGCACTCACATTTCCGGTGCTGGCATTTGCACTGATCGAATACCTGTTTGCAATCTACGCGATCATCATGTCGGCAAGCCTGGTCATGACCGGCCTTGACCTGCAGAAAGAGAACAGGACTCACGGGTGGCTCCTCACCCTGGCAGGCATAGCCGGGGTCCTTATCGGGATTGCAATTATCGTAGCGCCGCGGGTGATGGCGGTCACGGCTCTTGCAGTACTTGGCATCTGGGCAATTGTTGCCGGTGCAGGCGACATCCTGTTCGTATTCAGTTCGGATACCGGCATGGAACGCACCACCAAGGCCGCGACCGGGGTTCTTACGCTCATTGCCGGTATCCTGGTAATCGTGGCGCCAAAGATTGTGGATGGTTTTGTCCTGGTCACGTTCGTGGGCGTGTTTGCCATACTCGCAGGCATCCTCACGATCCTTTTCGGGACGGCAAAGCCCGCACCGGCAAAACCGGTCAACCATCAGATCTACAAATAA
- a CDS encoding response regulator, whose product MTHKILLVEDDQPILELMEILLRRIGYEPILVPDVLEALERVRNDPPALVLLDIMMTPMNGWEFLEKIREEYGMKEIPVILFTASPSVDEKIALMKDPKLGLLQKPVTITELKAEIEKFLKP is encoded by the coding sequence ATGACGCATAAGATCTTGCTTGTCGAAGACGACCAGCCAATTCTCGAATTAATGGAAATCCTGCTGCGGAGGATTGGCTATGAGCCGATCCTTGTACCGGATGTTCTGGAAGCGCTTGAACGGGTGCGAAACGATCCCCCGGCGCTGGTATTGCTCGATATCATGATGACCCCCATGAATGGCTGGGAGTTTCTGGAAAAGATCCGTGAAGAGTACGGCATGAAGGAGATACCGGTCATCCTTTTTACGGCGTCCCCTTCCGTGGACGAAAAAATCGCCCTGATGAAAGATCCAAAACTTGGGCTTCTGCAAAAGCCGGTCACCATCACGGAACTCAAGGCAGAAATAGAAAAATTCCTCAAACCATAA
- a CDS encoding PAS domain-containing sensor histidine kinase, translated as MTGTTMDNSTIRVFRYSFAPTDLVRFFVILSLSVCCTFITALSFYRSSGVVSYPLFFIPIIYAAYFYPKKGIYVAAACGIIFQGVGYYFNFPDLVAMAAVTLEAIFFILVAVVIAYFIERIRAGEIRYHSVFEHSQLGIVLFNRKDFTLVQSNSRFLDMLHYGADELLGRDLVSLFHTPRERERFLERIQDESTTENFETRFTSKEGDACWVNLSWSPIDEKTSSCTAININGRKLAEKANNDNMMKYRQLTEHSPTSILVIQDGIVRYSNPAFSGFSGYQPVDIMGKDLLQLIDPDDQDQFREFSSRWGKDVRGLSQSQFHFITKGGEKRIGALFTTSIMHAGKPATMINLVDISEKQKLEEKILLDNERRRGIIITVAHEMRTPLQPILGYLNLLISDPPGFGITEDTKKILERCLVSVERERQIINQMLELSVLESGRLQLSYSNFSPANLVRSVLDAGGYPAKAEISIDIPANLVIPADMDRLYSVFDSLLSNAVNYSKPPRRIQVSYRPDPDGLHHLISIRDNGIGIPENAFASIFEPFQLADAAKLSRKYDRIGLSLSIAKRIVEMHGGDILVESTVNAGSTFTIHLPKEAPHDA; from the coding sequence ATGACCGGTACAACGATGGACAATTCAACAATCCGGGTATTTCGGTACTCGTTTGCCCCTACCGATCTGGTACGGTTTTTTGTCATCCTGTCCCTCTCCGTCTGCTGCACGTTCATCACTGCCCTGTCCTTTTACCGATCCTCAGGGGTCGTCAGTTATCCGCTTTTCTTCATTCCCATCATATATGCGGCTTACTTCTACCCGAAGAAAGGCATCTATGTTGCAGCGGCCTGCGGAATTATCTTTCAGGGTGTAGGGTATTATTTCAATTTCCCGGATCTCGTGGCAATGGCAGCAGTGACCCTTGAAGCAATCTTCTTTATCCTTGTCGCTGTCGTGATCGCGTATTTCATCGAGCGGATCCGGGCCGGCGAGATCCGGTACCACTCGGTATTCGAGCATTCTCAGCTTGGCATCGTTCTCTTTAACCGGAAGGATTTCACCCTGGTCCAGTCCAATTCACGCTTCCTGGATATGCTCCATTACGGTGCTGACGAACTCCTGGGCCGCGACCTGGTCTCCCTCTTCCACACCCCCCGTGAGAGGGAACGGTTCCTCGAACGGATCCAGGATGAGTCGACAACCGAAAATTTCGAGACCCGGTTTACCTCAAAGGAGGGGGATGCCTGCTGGGTCAACCTCTCCTGGAGTCCCATTGATGAGAAAACCTCCAGCTGTACGGCGATCAACATCAATGGCCGGAAGCTTGCGGAGAAAGCAAATAATGATAATATGATGAAATACCGGCAGCTTACCGAGCACTCCCCGACCAGCATCCTCGTCATCCAGGACGGGATAGTCCGGTATTCCAACCCGGCGTTTTCGGGATTCTCGGGATACCAGCCGGTTGATATCATGGGAAAAGATCTCCTCCAGCTGATCGATCCGGATGACCAGGATCAATTCAGGGAATTCTCCTCCCGGTGGGGAAAGGATGTGCGGGGTCTTTCGCAGTCCCAGTTCCATTTCATAACAAAAGGCGGCGAAAAGCGGATAGGCGCCCTTTTCACAACGTCGATCATGCATGCCGGCAAGCCTGCCACCATGATCAACCTCGTGGACATATCAGAAAAGCAGAAACTGGAAGAGAAGATCCTGCTCGACAACGAACGCCGGCGGGGAATCATCATCACGGTCGCCCACGAGATGCGAACGCCCCTCCAGCCCATTCTCGGGTACCTCAATCTCCTGATATCGGATCCCCCCGGTTTTGGCATTACGGAGGATACCAAAAAGATCCTTGAACGCTGTCTTGTCAGCGTGGAACGGGAACGGCAGATCATCAACCAGATGCTGGAACTCTCCGTACTGGAGAGCGGCAGGCTCCAGCTCAGTTATTCGAACTTCTCCCCGGCAAACCTGGTACGGAGCGTTCTTGATGCCGGCGGTTACCCGGCAAAAGCGGAGATTAGCATTGATATTCCGGCGAACCTTGTCATCCCGGCGGACATGGATCGTCTTTACAGTGTGTTTGATTCCCTGTTATCAAATGCCGTGAATTACTCCAAACCCCCGCGCAGGATCCAGGTCTCGTACCGACCGGATCCCGATGGATTGCATCACCTCATCTCGATCCGGGACAATGGTATCGGTATTCCCGAGAATGCCTTTGCATCGATCTTTGAGCCGTTCCAGCTTGCCGATGCAGCAAAGTTGTCGCGCAAGTATGACCGTATCGGGCTGTCGCTGTCGATAGCAAAACGGATCGTGGAGATGCACGGAGGAGATATTCTCGTGGAAAGCACCGTAAACGCCGGAAGTACTTTTACTATTCACCTGCCAAAGGAGGCACCGCATGACGCATAA
- a CDS encoding 2,5-diamino-6-(ribosylamino)-4(3H)-pyrimidinone 5'-phosphate reductase, whose product MRPYVVINAAMSADGKLSTRERRQVKISGTQDFTRVDRLKAGCDAVMVGIGTVLADDPSLTVKSEDCRRIRKDRGADEHPVRIVVDSRARTPPGASILHKGPGKRVIAVSKLAGEACVAELRKHATVVVAGETEVDLTVLLETLGSMGIQRLMVEGGGTLIAGLIAAGLVDEIYSYIGNIIIGGKDAPTFADGAGCVKEAEFCRLVLIEAHRMDNGILLHWKVGHPA is encoded by the coding sequence ATGCGGCCCTACGTGGTAATCAATGCGGCGATGAGTGCTGACGGCAAGCTCTCTACCCGCGAACGGCGGCAGGTGAAGATCTCCGGTACCCAGGATTTTACCCGCGTTGACCGGCTCAAGGCCGGTTGCGATGCGGTCATGGTGGGGATCGGCACGGTCCTTGCAGACGATCCCTCGCTCACGGTCAAATCGGAGGATTGTCGCAGGATTCGTAAGGATCGCGGTGCGGATGAACATCCCGTACGCATTGTTGTCGACAGCAGGGCAAGAACGCCCCCGGGCGCTTCCATCCTGCATAAGGGACCGGGAAAACGGGTGATCGCGGTCTCGAAGCTGGCCGGTGAGGCATGTGTTGCCGAACTCAGGAAGCATGCAACGGTCGTTGTTGCCGGCGAGACGGAAGTCGATCTCACGGTTCTTCTGGAAACCCTGGGATCCATGGGTATCCAGCGCCTGATGGTTGAGGGCGGGGGTACCCTGATCGCCGGCCTGATCGCAGCCGGTCTTGTCGATGAGATCTACAGTTATATCGGCAACATCATCATCGGGGGAAAAGATGCGCCCACGTTTGCGGACGGGGCGGGTTGTGTGAAGGAGGCTGAATTCTGCCGGCTTGTCCTCATCGAGGCACACCGGATGGATAACGGGATTCTCCTGCACTGGAAAGTCGGGCACCCTGCATAA
- a CDS encoding SLC13 family permease, which yields MAIRQVGRFNLKIWQIMLGGALAVLLTGQIAPIDALRAINTDLMIFLFGMFVVGEALVQSGYLASITHRFFSGTKNTGQIVLVILFGMGILSAILMNDTLAIIGTPVVLALATRCRISPRLLLLTLAFAITTGSVMSPIGNPQNLLVAINSGMPAPFVTFALYLVVPTLISLGVTFLVLRVFCRKDFAAIAPAGDPPAPCNNRLTFLCKGSLAILLSLTAANIVTSLAGLPVPIPLPLIGLLAALPILLFSDRRIPVLRTIDWCTLVFFATMFVLMASVWQSGFFQSFMDSGSMTSVPVILGLSVVISQFISNVPFVALFQPMILAAGETTARLMALAAGSTIAGNLTILGAASNVIIIQNAEKEGETLGFYEFARVGVPLTIIQICIFAGWLAVVG from the coding sequence ATAGCCATACGGCAGGTGGGCAGGTTCAACCTGAAGATCTGGCAGATCATGCTTGGCGGAGCACTGGCGGTACTCCTCACCGGCCAGATCGCACCCATCGATGCACTCCGCGCCATCAACACCGATCTGATGATCTTTCTTTTCGGCATGTTCGTTGTCGGCGAGGCTTTGGTGCAGAGCGGATATCTGGCCAGTATTACCCACCGCTTCTTTTCCGGTACGAAGAATACCGGACAGATCGTCCTTGTAATCCTTTTCGGGATGGGAATTCTTTCCGCAATCCTGATGAACGACACGCTTGCCATCATCGGCACCCCGGTGGTGCTCGCGCTCGCCACCCGCTGCCGGATATCTCCCAGGCTCCTCCTGCTCACCCTCGCGTTTGCAATTACCACCGGCAGCGTGATGAGCCCGATCGGTAACCCCCAGAACCTGCTCGTGGCAATAAACTCCGGTATGCCGGCGCCGTTTGTGACCTTTGCCCTGTACCTGGTCGTGCCGACCCTGATCAGTCTGGGCGTTACGTTCCTTGTCCTCCGGGTATTCTGCCGGAAGGATTTTGCAGCCATCGCACCGGCCGGTGATCCGCCGGCGCCCTGCAATAACCGGTTGACATTCCTCTGCAAGGGTTCGCTTGCCATCCTCCTTTCCCTCACGGCGGCTAACATCGTCACGTCCCTTGCCGGCCTCCCGGTACCCATCCCGCTCCCGCTCATCGGTCTCCTCGCGGCTCTCCCGATCCTTCTCTTCTCCGATAGGCGCATCCCGGTACTCCGCACTATCGACTGGTGCACGCTCGTATTCTTTGCCACCATGTTTGTCCTGATGGCGAGTGTCTGGCAGAGCGGGTTCTTCCAGTCGTTCATGGATTCAGGAAGCATGACCTCCGTTCCCGTAATCCTCGGGCTCTCCGTGGTCATCAGCCAGTTCATCTCCAATGTCCCGTTTGTTGCCCTGTTCCAGCCCATGATCCTCGCAGCGGGAGAAACAACCGCCCGGCTCATGGCGCTTGCGGCAGGCAGCACGATTGCCGGCAACCTGACGATTCTTGGCGCTGCAAGTAACGTCATCATCATCCAGAACGCGGAAAAAGAGGGGGAGACGCTGGGCTTTTATGAATTTGCACGGGTCGGCGTGCCGCTTACCATCATCCAGATTTGTATTTTTGCCGGGTGGCTGGCGGTGGTGGGGTAG
- a CDS encoding nucleotidyltransferase family protein, protein MDVLSLLRKHETELKERFGVAKIGIFGSFVRGEERPESDVDVLVTFRKGEETFDNYMDCKFFLEDLFGRKVDLVMNGAIKKRLKPYILGEVVYA, encoded by the coding sequence ATGGATGTACTCTCGCTCCTCCGCAAGCATGAAACGGAACTGAAGGAACGATTCGGCGTTGCGAAGATTGGGATATTCGGCTCATTCGTTCGCGGAGAGGAGCGGCCAGAGAGCGATGTGGATGTTCTTGTTACATTCCGGAAGGGAGAGGAAACTTTCGATAACTACATGGACTGCAAGTTCTTTCTGGAAGATCTCTTCGGGCGTAAGGTCGATCTCGTTATGAACGGCGCGATAAAAAAACGGCTTAAACCCTACATCCTCGGCGAGGTAGTGTATGCGTAG
- a CDS encoding DUF86 domain-containing protein: MRRTALQYLDDILEAIGNIEEDTTGISYDEFVADRRRRDAVIRNFQVIGEAIKNLPEDLKGSYPETDWKKIAGFRDVLTHVYFGIKHTILWDNATNKLRI, from the coding sequence ATGCGTAGGACCGCCCTCCAGTATCTTGACGATATCCTTGAAGCAATTGGTAATATTGAAGAGGATACAACTGGGATTTCCTACGATGAATTTGTTGCAGATCGCCGACGCAGGGATGCGGTTATCCGGAATTTCCAGGTAATCGGCGAAGCAATCAAAAATCTTCCGGAGGATCTCAAAGGAAGTTACCCGGAAACGGACTGGAAAAAGATCGCGGGATTCCGCGATGTACTCACTCATGTCTATTTCGGGATCAAGCATACGATTCTCTGGGACAATGCCACGAATAAATTGCGGATCTGA
- a CDS encoding PIN domain-containing protein — protein sequence MTRKARDFFSSAPGTCAASMSVYEEAFFVGLRLIAEDEFGITGTAKLKEHIRDEGYRFADEFIRNLNETFSGLVIVPDSSNLSLITQIARTHALLPNDALIVATCREHAIPKIATFDRDFSKIKDPVRVKI from the coding sequence ATGACGCGGAAGGCCAGGGATTTCTTCTCGTCCGCTCCAGGTACCTGCGCTGCAAGCATGTCGGTCTATGAAGAAGCGTTCTTTGTCGGACTCCGGCTCATTGCTGAAGATGAGTTTGGTATTACCGGCACTGCGAAACTCAAAGAACATATCCGTGATGAAGGATATAGGTTTGCTGACGAATTCATCCGCAACCTGAATGAAACTTTCTCCGGGCTCGTAATTGTTCCCGACTCATCGAATCTTTCTCTGATCACACAGATTGCCCGCACCCATGCTCTCCTCCCCAATGATGCACTGATTGTCGCCACGTGCAGGGAACATGCAATTCCGAAGATTGCAACATTCGATCGGGATTTTTCAAAAATCAAAGATCCTGTTCGTGTGAAAATCTGA
- a CDS encoding antitoxin family protein, producing MVKAIECIYEDNVLKPVGKISLREGERIRVTIEKKLSFEPIRLKKKITSDRIGALRDESWTSS from the coding sequence ATGGTCAAGGCAATCGAATGCATCTATGAGGACAATGTTCTCAAACCGGTGGGAAAGATCTCTCTTCGGGAAGGAGAGCGGATCCGGGTGACCATCGAGAAGAAGCTCAGCTTCGAGCCCATACGGCTAAAGAAAAAAATTACTTCAGACCGCATCGGCGCTCTCCGGGACGAGTCATGGACCTCTTCCTAG
- a CDS encoding BREX system ATP-binding domain-containing protein has product MKNENDFIIENYHLKNKTEVLNTFLKRIPAERSLIWWVDREKDLKSWNKILNDSRELNKSYITFIIGSYGRGKTLSLYKIHEEAEKYPELFPISLNFLGEEKSTGGLDFVFRIFRNINFDKLVEGKDPKTIKNAIEKIPDEFSDSRSILRAIYQENLFKEWLIDENTHKTKSSSQRSPKSQKALLFLQGEVKLTPADVKTLGIQRKIDKIDNAKKYLAGLLIFIKNIGYNSLILTIDEFEYLFSLVPLNQRSIYIALLRGLYDLPSELRIDSTKIANLVFFIAVSEDGWVTLKNLSDKEVLYGGPTVPFMDRVDLYSTLGTFNKKNTSDLISERLKHNRDGTHLNEPLIPFTDDFVEYIFKNTRGEPRDIITQCGRVLDTGIAQRIPKLTKKFAQEVLEQNFE; this is encoded by the coding sequence ATGAAAAACGAAAATGATTTCATTATTGAAAACTATCATTTAAAAAATAAAACCGAGGTTCTAAATACATTTTTAAAAAGGATCCCGGCCGAGCGTTCCCTTATTTGGTGGGTTGACCGTGAGAAAGATCTGAAATCATGGAATAAAATTTTAAACGATAGTAGGGAACTAAACAAAAGTTATATCACATTTATTATTGGAAGTTACGGGAGGGGTAAAACACTATCTCTTTACAAAATACATGAGGAGGCAGAGAAATATCCTGAATTATTTCCGATCAGTTTGAATTTTCTTGGAGAGGAAAAGAGCACTGGGGGATTAGATTTTGTTTTCAGGATTTTTCGGAATATTAATTTCGATAAATTAGTTGAAGGGAAGGATCCAAAAACAATTAAAAATGCAATTGAAAAAATTCCTGATGAATTTTCCGATTCAAGAAGCATTTTAAGAGCAATATACCAAGAGAATTTGTTTAAAGAGTGGTTAATTGATGAGAACACTCATAAAACCAAATCTTCTTCACAAAGATCTCCAAAAAGTCAAAAAGCATTATTATTTTTACAAGGGGAAGTAAAACTAACGCCAGCGGATGTGAAAACCCTTGGGATTCAAAGGAAAATTGATAAAATTGATAACGCAAAAAAATATTTAGCAGGCTTATTAATTTTTATTAAAAATATTGGATATAACTCACTAATCCTTACAATTGATGAATTTGAATATCTTTTCAGCTTGGTTCCATTAAATCAAAGGAGTATATACATTGCATTACTGCGTGGTCTATATGATCTCCCCTCGGAACTCCGGATCGATTCAACTAAAATTGCTAATTTAGTTTTTTTTATTGCAGTATCTGAAGATGGATGGGTGACTCTTAAAAATCTGAGTGATAAAGAAGTGCTTTATGGGGGTCCTACGGTTCCGTTTATGGATAGAGTTGACTTATATTCTACCTTGGGAACTTTTAATAAAAAAAATACCTCAGATTTGATCTCAGAGAGATTGAAACACAATAGAGATGGGACTCATCTTAATGAACCTCTGATCCCATTTACGGATGATTTTGTTGAATATATTTTTAAAAATACTCGTGGCGAACCTCGTGATATTATCACTCAGTGTGGACGTGTATTAGATACGGGGATTGCTCAGAGGATCCCCAAACTTACTAAGAAATTCGCTCAAGAAGTTCTTGAGCAAAATTTTGAATAA
- the cas4 gene encoding CRISPR-associated protein Cas4: MFQVILQWNLLDANNVIEDSIPTETYRGYNPEMFLTSELINPIKKTHLRRLSVSDIADKKCPSRRDLYYKKGKNRLKKPSQSETWGSTAGPIVEKYFVDYLSHNPGLPKKYKSISSEAHAIHESFLSDKIEDFEKLESLETDIFVDTQWLKKLLFCGGRAELGVKVLHSLLKEKNSIQPADILPFDTLKPDIEIGINTPSTPDFIIPKSEIVGDIKSGVEFLAIHQLTCAGYALAYENANKIEKKKINWGIIYFFPTRNPRARVKPITFPQLYIFPIDDILRSWFIDERDRAYQIISEEKPPAFPKNKIMCESCKFLKICISDGLKGVKYVE, translated from the coding sequence TCAGGTAATTTTACAATGGAATTTGTTAGATGCTAATAATGTAATTGAAGATTCAATTCCCACTGAAACGTATCGAGGATACAATCCAGAGATGTTCCTCACAAGTGAATTAATAAATCCAATAAAAAAAACCCACCTAAGACGATTATCTGTGAGTGATATTGCTGATAAGAAATGTCCTTCTCGAAGAGATTTGTATTATAAAAAGGGGAAAAATCGGTTAAAAAAACCGAGTCAATCTGAAACGTGGGGTAGTACGGCCGGACCTATTGTCGAAAAGTATTTTGTAGATTATTTGTCACATAACCCTGGCTTGCCCAAGAAATATAAATCAATTTCAAGTGAAGCTCATGCAATTCATGAAAGTTTTCTTTCTGATAAAATTGAAGATTTCGAGAAATTGGAATCGTTAGAAACAGATATTTTTGTCGATACACAATGGCTCAAAAAACTATTATTTTGTGGGGGAAGAGCTGAGCTTGGTGTGAAAGTTCTACATTCCCTTTTAAAGGAGAAGAACTCAATACAACCCGCGGATATATTACCTTTTGATACGCTTAAACCTGATATTGAGATTGGAATCAATACACCGTCTACTCCAGACTTTATTATTCCAAAAAGTGAGATTGTTGGCGATATTAAATCCGGAGTAGAATTCTTAGCAATTCACCAATTAACCTGTGCTGGCTATGCATTGGCGTATGAAAATGCAAATAAAATTGAGAAAAAGAAAATAAACTGGGGGATTATTTATTTTTTCCCAACACGAAATCCTCGCGCTCGTGTAAAACCAATCACATTTCCTCAACTTTACATTTTTCCAATTGATGATATCCTCCGTTCATGGTTCATTGATGAACGAGATAGAGCATATCAAATCATATCGGAAGAAAAACCTCCCGCATTTCCAAAAAATAAAATAATGTGTGAATCATGCAAATTTTTAAAAATTTGCATATCTGATGGATTGAAGGGTGTTAAATATGTCGAATGA